From the Candidatus Palauibacter polyketidifaciens genome, one window contains:
- a CDS encoding GNAT family N-acetyltransferase, with protein MSEVTVVVREAGLEDVDRLAPLFDGYRQFYRQSADPEGARRFLAARLGAGESRVFVAETEDGWPLGFVQLFPSFSSVSLRRLWILNDLFVAPDARRSGVARALMDRARALAIETGAKGLILETETHNAPAKRLYEELGWALDGTDHYELLV; from the coding sequence GTGTCCGAAGTGACCGTGGTCGTCAGGGAAGCGGGTCTCGAAGATGTCGACCGCCTCGCGCCCCTGTTCGACGGGTACCGGCAGTTCTACCGCCAGTCGGCGGATCCGGAGGGGGCCCGCCGGTTCCTGGCCGCACGTCTCGGAGCCGGCGAATCGCGCGTCTTCGTGGCGGAGACCGAGGACGGATGGCCCCTGGGGTTCGTGCAACTCTTCCCGTCCTTCTCCTCCGTATCGCTGAGACGGCTCTGGATCCTCAACGACCTCTTCGTCGCGCCGGACGCCCGTCGGTCCGGGGTCGCGCGCGCCCTCATGGACCGCGCGCGGGCACTCGCGATCGAGACCGGCGCCAAGGGCCTCATCCTGGAGACCGAGACCCACAACGCGCCCGCCAAGAGACTGTACGAAGAGCTGGGCTGGGCGCTCGACGGTACCGACCACTACGAGTTGCTCGTGTGA
- a CDS encoding M28 family peptidase — translation MIPAGLATGPDALEPDLLRAVSFDAGWSLLERFSTLVRESGSDDEHVAAEYIAAELSRMGVPFEMHEPDLYLSLPRESSVEWNGGSIRAKPPSFAVPTAEGGLEGELVFVPAAAATGQRDLFARRLGDDLPDMAGKIVLSEGFAMPGMVSAFEAAGAAGQVFINPGGNIHWGICTSIWGTPTTANLATKPRTPVVAVNNPDGERLKEAVGESVRLEVRLEEGWYPCKLPVAHIAGASEKFMLVHGHYDSWDVGIGDNAVGDATLLELARIFHAEAGRLQRSLRIAWWPAHSTGRYGGSTWYADTHALELRRRCVGAINIDSPGCWHATEYDDVMWMAEAGPLCARAIADVTGKTAKRLRPLRAGDYSFNQIGLTSFYMLLSNIPADERAALGFYATGGCGGNIAWHTEDDVMAVAERENLERDLGVYVASIARVLNSRILPYDFRETVSELAGFIDGYVEAAGGLLDLGALRAELEALGAALNDLYAVLGRSLPDAAAVGAVNELFLELSRILVPIGYAEGGPFDHDPALPRTPIPRLARVAELPGLAEAGADMLPFLVNEVRREANHVANGFHEAARAVRRVLAQLTASAPAG, via the coding sequence ATGATTCCGGCGGGGCTCGCCACGGGCCCCGACGCCCTTGAACCCGACCTCCTGCGCGCCGTTTCCTTCGATGCCGGGTGGTCCCTCCTCGAACGCTTCTCGACGCTCGTGCGCGAGTCCGGGAGCGACGACGAACACGTCGCGGCCGAGTACATCGCCGCCGAACTGAGCCGGATGGGCGTGCCGTTCGAGATGCACGAGCCCGATCTCTACCTCTCGCTGCCCCGCGAGTCCTCGGTGGAGTGGAACGGCGGGTCGATACGGGCCAAACCGCCGTCCTTCGCGGTGCCGACGGCGGAGGGCGGGCTCGAAGGAGAACTCGTCTTCGTTCCGGCCGCGGCGGCGACGGGGCAGCGAGACCTGTTCGCGAGGCGGCTCGGCGACGACCTGCCGGACATGGCCGGCAAGATCGTGCTCAGCGAGGGATTCGCGATGCCGGGCATGGTTTCCGCCTTCGAGGCGGCGGGGGCGGCGGGGCAGGTCTTCATCAACCCGGGAGGGAACATCCACTGGGGGATCTGCACGTCGATCTGGGGCACACCGACGACCGCGAACCTTGCCACGAAGCCCCGGACACCCGTGGTCGCGGTCAACAACCCCGACGGAGAGCGACTGAAGGAGGCGGTGGGCGAGTCCGTCCGGCTGGAAGTTCGACTGGAGGAAGGCTGGTACCCGTGCAAGCTGCCCGTCGCGCACATCGCCGGCGCGTCGGAGAAGTTCATGCTCGTGCACGGACACTACGACTCGTGGGATGTAGGGATCGGCGACAACGCGGTCGGCGATGCGACGCTGCTGGAACTCGCCCGGATCTTCCATGCAGAGGCGGGGCGGCTGCAGCGCTCGCTACGGATCGCCTGGTGGCCGGCGCACTCCACCGGGCGCTACGGCGGCTCCACCTGGTATGCCGACACGCACGCGCTGGAACTCCGCCGGCGTTGCGTGGGCGCGATCAACATCGACTCGCCGGGCTGCTGGCATGCGACGGAGTACGACGACGTGATGTGGATGGCGGAGGCGGGGCCGCTCTGCGCGCGTGCGATCGCGGACGTCACGGGGAAGACCGCGAAACGGCTGCGGCCGCTGCGGGCCGGCGACTATTCCTTCAACCAGATCGGGCTCACCTCGTTCTACATGCTGCTCTCGAACATCCCGGCGGACGAGCGCGCGGCGCTCGGCTTCTACGCCACGGGCGGCTGCGGAGGCAACATCGCGTGGCACACCGAGGACGACGTCATGGCCGTCGCCGAACGGGAGAACCTCGAGCGCGACCTGGGCGTCTACGTCGCCTCGATCGCGCGGGTGCTCAACTCGCGCATCCTGCCGTACGACTTCCGCGAGACCGTCTCGGAACTCGCGGGATTCATCGACGGTTACGTGGAGGCGGCCGGGGGCCTGCTCGACCTCGGCGCGCTCCGTGCCGAACTCGAAGCGCTGGGAGCCGCGCTGAACGACCTGTACGCCGTGCTCGGGCGGAGTCTGCCGGATGCGGCGGCGGTCGGAGCCGTGAACGAGTTGTTCCTCGAGTTGTCGCGGATCCTGGTGCCGATCGGCTACGCGGAGGGAGGGCCGTTCGACCACGACCCGGCGTTGCCCAGGACACCGATCCCGCGGCTGGCCCGGGTGGCCGAGTTGCCGGGCCTCGCGGAAGCCGGCGCCGACATGCTGCCCTTCCTCGTGAACGAAGTGCGTCGCGAGGCGAACCACGTGGCGAACGGGTTCCACGAGGCGGCCCGGGCGGTGCGACGCGTGCTGGCGCAGTTGACGGCTTCGGCACCGGCGGGCTGA
- a CDS encoding BsuPI-related putative proteinase inhibitor, whose translation MAPAVLPLALAAFACASGSAEGPAAGESGRELRLSLSTGEASPEAATPVVLELTGTNDGPATLILDFPDGQRYDFEVISEDGAVVWHWAEGRFFAQVLGRETLEPGASLRWTGRIEAGLPAGVYRVIATLTTVEPHAIEATLTVLPRS comes from the coding sequence GTGGCTCCAGCGGTATTGCCGCTCGCGCTGGCGGCCTTCGCGTGCGCTTCCGGATCGGCGGAGGGACCCGCGGCAGGGGAGTCCGGCCGGGAGTTGCGACTGTCGCTGTCGACCGGCGAAGCGTCGCCGGAGGCCGCCACGCCCGTCGTCCTCGAACTGACGGGCACGAACGACGGACCGGCCACGCTCATCCTCGATTTCCCCGACGGCCAGCGCTACGACTTCGAGGTGATCTCGGAGGATGGGGCCGTCGTCTGGCACTGGGCGGAGGGCAGGTTCTTCGCCCAGGTGCTGGGACGCGAGACGCTCGAACCCGGCGCCTCGCTGCGCTGGACCGGGAGGATCGAAGCCGGGCTGCCGGCCGGCGTCTACCGCGTCATTGCCACACTCACCACGGTGGAGCCTCACGCCATCGAGGCCACCCTCACCGTCCTTCCCCGGAGCTAG
- a CDS encoding cyclase family protein has product MSDVLNRLVEELNAGTVRVVDLTIPLGPDTVVIDLPPMFAPSKGVTIEQISRYDDDGPAWYWNNLTLGEHTGTHFDAPIHWVTGKDVPDGTTDTIPPRKFVGPACVIDVEAEVNADPDFLLTPAGLEAWEGEHGRVPEGAWVFLRTGWSRREGKEAFLNVSDDGPHSPGFHQETSAVLAHDRAVLGVGVETVGTDAGQAGGFDPPFPNHGIMHGAGRFGLASLCNLDRLPPTGAVAIAAPLKIVGGSGSPLRVIALAPA; this is encoded by the coding sequence ATGTCGGACGTACTGAACCGCCTCGTGGAGGAGTTGAACGCGGGCACCGTCCGGGTGGTGGACCTCACGATCCCTCTCGGCCCCGATACGGTCGTCATCGATCTTCCTCCGATGTTCGCGCCGTCGAAGGGAGTGACGATCGAGCAGATCTCGAGGTATGACGACGACGGGCCGGCCTGGTACTGGAACAACCTCACGCTCGGCGAGCACACCGGGACGCACTTCGACGCCCCGATCCACTGGGTGACGGGGAAGGACGTGCCCGACGGGACGACGGACACGATCCCGCCGCGCAAATTCGTTGGGCCGGCGTGCGTCATCGACGTGGAGGCGGAGGTGAACGCGGATCCGGACTTCCTGCTCACGCCCGCCGGGCTCGAGGCGTGGGAGGGGGAGCACGGACGCGTGCCCGAGGGCGCCTGGGTCTTCCTGCGCACCGGGTGGAGCCGGAGGGAGGGGAAGGAGGCGTTTCTCAACGTGTCGGACGATGGCCCGCACTCGCCGGGCTTTCACCAGGAGACTTCGGCCGTGCTGGCCCACGACCGCGCGGTGCTCGGGGTCGGAGTGGAGACGGTCGGCACCGACGCGGGTCAGGCGGGAGGGTTCGATCCGCCGTTCCCGAACCACGGGATCATGCACGGGGCGGGGAGGTTCGGCCTCGCGAGCCTGTGCAACCTCGACCGGCTGCCCCCGACGGGCGCCGTCGCGATCGCCGCTCCGCTCAAGATCGTGGGCGGAAGCGGGAGCCCGCTGCGCGTGATCGCGCTGGCTCCGGCGTAG
- a CDS encoding sodium/solute symporter (Members of the Solute:Sodium Symporter (SSS), TC 2.A.21 as described in tcdb.org, catalyze solute:Na+ symport. Known solutes for members of the family include sugars, amino acids, nucleosides, inositols, vitamins, urea or anions, depending on the system.), with product MSDVFFVVLGVYVAIIMGIAIWSYFRTETEVDFLAAGRSIGPIVGGAVLAATQISAGTFVGTAGRHYLAGVSWVFPWLGLWTGWLVCAFFVAPKLRRLGALTVPDYISARYGSPKAGALAGILIVVAYTIYLVAQFQAGGEIAEVVFGIRPLTAMLIIVASTALYTLLGGVRSSSYIDFLQTLIMVAALIVAVPVLLNQVGGGSPVAAVERSLDFLDTLDDRLVGWYYSPRELLAFAIAFGLSIAAAPYELTRFYSMRDERTVRKAIFVAIGFQVVIATSIMSIGMLMRVLFPNLPSQDQATATMALHVLPPVVGALLLVAMLSAIMSTVNSILLVTGAGVAHDLYGKFIRPDASQKHLVNANRVAIVVLSLIPLFFALQKLGDVQGIVLEQAKFIASFFFVPIVIGLNWRRGTAKGAVASMIGGFLACLVWTLWFQEHYFPLYGIDSVELGVGASLILFIMVSLMTKPNPGQTLEPFFGDK from the coding sequence ATGAGCGACGTCTTCTTCGTCGTCCTCGGCGTCTACGTGGCCATCATCATGGGCATCGCGATCTGGAGCTACTTCCGGACCGAGACCGAGGTCGACTTCCTCGCCGCCGGCCGCTCGATCGGCCCCATCGTCGGCGGCGCCGTCCTTGCGGCCACGCAGATCTCCGCCGGCACCTTCGTCGGCACCGCGGGCCGCCACTATCTGGCCGGCGTCTCCTGGGTCTTCCCGTGGCTCGGCCTGTGGACGGGGTGGCTCGTCTGCGCCTTCTTCGTCGCCCCGAAACTGCGGCGGCTCGGCGCGCTCACCGTCCCCGACTACATCTCCGCCCGCTACGGCAGCCCGAAGGCCGGCGCCCTCGCGGGCATCCTCATCGTCGTCGCCTACACGATCTATCTCGTGGCCCAGTTCCAGGCGGGCGGCGAGATTGCGGAGGTCGTGTTCGGGATCCGTCCGCTCACGGCGATGCTCATCATCGTCGCCTCGACCGCGCTCTACACGCTTCTCGGCGGCGTCCGGTCCAGTTCCTACATCGATTTCCTGCAGACGCTGATCATGGTCGCGGCGCTGATCGTCGCGGTTCCCGTCCTCCTCAACCAGGTGGGCGGCGGCAGTCCGGTGGCGGCGGTCGAGCGGTCGCTCGACTTCCTCGACACGCTCGACGACCGTCTTGTGGGCTGGTACTACTCGCCGCGTGAACTCCTTGCCTTCGCGATCGCGTTCGGACTCTCCATCGCGGCGGCGCCGTACGAACTCACCCGCTTCTACTCGATGCGGGACGAGCGCACGGTGCGGAAGGCGATCTTCGTGGCGATCGGCTTCCAGGTCGTGATCGCTACGAGCATCATGTCCATCGGCATGCTCATGCGGGTGCTGTTCCCGAACCTTCCCTCACAGGATCAGGCCACCGCCACCATGGCGCTGCACGTCCTGCCGCCCGTGGTCGGCGCGCTGCTGCTCGTCGCCATGCTGTCGGCGATCATGTCGACCGTGAACTCGATCCTCCTCGTCACCGGTGCGGGCGTCGCCCACGACCTCTACGGGAAGTTCATCCGGCCCGACGCGAGCCAGAAGCACCTCGTGAACGCGAACCGGGTGGCGATCGTCGTCCTCTCTCTCATCCCCCTCTTCTTCGCGCTGCAGAAGCTGGGGGATGTGCAGGGCATCGTCCTCGAGCAGGCGAAGTTCATCGCCTCCTTCTTCTTCGTCCCCATCGTCATCGGCCTCAACTGGCGACGGGGGACGGCGAAGGGCGCAGTCGCCTCCATGATCGGGGGTTTCCTCGCCTGCCTGGTGTGGACGCTCTGGTTCCAGGAACACTACTTCCCTCTCTACGGGATAGATTCCGTCGAGCTGGGCGTCGGTGCGAGCCTCATCCTCTTCATCATGGTTTCGCTGATGACGAAGCCGAATCCGGGGCAGACGCTGGAGCCGTTCTTCGGGGACAAGTGA